One stretch of Actinomycetes bacterium DNA includes these proteins:
- a CDS encoding TRIC cation channel family protein: protein MTTSLAVLQAAAEVLADDSEGAISDVINTKPKLPAWTIYVAVLFGALSGATFAARRGFDVVGVLGLATAQGIGGLLLGQILVAAGTPEVLTDPWFMLIVVIAAALGFFLAGLITDTVGSSLILDALSLGLLASAGTNLAMRNSLDYAPAVFIGVVTAIGGLILRDILSGRPPDVLRPGIFSASAALIGSAAFVLLRDIGATLAFAQTMTVAIVAIIRVLSVWLGWETKSAKDYSDRVKLSRDQDGSRPWNFWQDSK, encoded by the coding sequence GTGACCACTTCCTTAGCTGTGCTGCAGGCCGCGGCGGAGGTTCTCGCTGATGACTCCGAAGGCGCCATCAGCGACGTCATCAATACCAAGCCGAAACTACCTGCCTGGACGATCTACGTCGCGGTCTTATTCGGCGCCTTGTCGGGCGCGACTTTCGCCGCTCGCCGGGGTTTCGATGTCGTGGGCGTCTTAGGCCTAGCCACCGCCCAGGGGATTGGCGGACTGCTGCTGGGACAGATTCTGGTTGCCGCTGGCACCCCGGAAGTCCTTACCGATCCGTGGTTCATGTTGATTGTGGTCATCGCCGCGGCCCTTGGGTTCTTCCTTGCGGGTCTGATCACCGACACCGTGGGCTCGTCGCTGATCCTGGATGCACTGTCCCTCGGATTACTCGCGAGTGCGGGGACTAACCTCGCTATGAGGAACTCGCTGGACTACGCCCCCGCAGTTTTTATCGGGGTGGTGACTGCCATCGGCGGCCTCATCCTGCGGGATATCCTGTCCGGTCGACCGCCGGATGTGCTGCGCCCCGGCATCTTTTCCGCCTCCGCTGCCCTCATCGGCTCAGCAGCGTTTGTGTTGCTGCGGGATATCGGCGCGACGCTGGCATTCGCCCAGACCATGACGGTAGCCATCGTGGCAATCATCCGGGTGCTATCCGTGTGGCTGGGCTGGGAAACCAAGTCCGCGAAGGACTACAGCGACCGGGTCAAACTCAGCCGTGACCAAGACGGCTCTCGTCCCTGGAATTTCTGGCAGGACTCGAAATGA
- a CDS encoding TRIC cation channel family protein has translation MTEVLAVPAIMETAAILGGGISGALHARTRDMDYLGALIVAVSTGVGGGAIRDILLGEVPVFLLNMFVPLAVIGAVAAFFFARLIRGLTPFMFVLDTLLIGAWVVIGAEKAINAGLPPIAVVFVGATTAVGGGLLRDILCRDIPTALMPGRYVAASGLIASVVFTGLWNLGLQGMAEAAALLTATLLRALSYHYEWVTPSALDMSSTLRKWVGIHDPRTATSSGSS, from the coding sequence ATGACCGAGGTCCTCGCGGTGCCGGCCATCATGGAAACCGCGGCCATCCTCGGTGGCGGCATCTCTGGAGCTTTACATGCCCGCACCCGGGACATGGACTATCTCGGCGCGCTGATCGTGGCGGTATCCACTGGTGTCGGGGGTGGTGCGATCCGCGACATCCTGCTGGGTGAGGTGCCGGTGTTCCTGCTCAACATGTTTGTGCCGCTGGCAGTGATTGGTGCGGTGGCGGCGTTCTTCTTCGCTCGACTCATCCGAGGACTTACCCCGTTCATGTTTGTCCTCGATACGTTGCTGATCGGCGCCTGGGTGGTGATTGGCGCGGAAAAAGCGATCAATGCCGGCCTACCCCCGATCGCTGTGGTGTTCGTGGGGGCAACAACGGCTGTCGGTGGTGGATTGCTGCGCGATATTTTATGCCGCGACATCCCCACTGCCTTGATGCCGGGCCGCTACGTGGCAGCCTCCGGTCTGATCGCGTCTGTCGTCTTCACCGGCTTGTGGAACTTGGGGCTGCAGGGCATGGCGGAGGCCGCCGCACTGTTGACTGCCACCTTGCTGCGGGCGCTGAGTTACCACTATGAGTGGGTGACGCCTAGCGCACTAGATATGTCTAGTACGTTGCGTAAGTGGGTAGGTATTCATGACCCCCGCACCGCCACCAGCAGCGGAAGCAGTTAG